The genomic segment CGTGCAGTTCGTCGAGTTGGTCGACGTCCACGCGGACGGACTTGACCGCCGAGATGGAGCGGTCCTTCTCCTCTTTCGCCTCGTCCGCGCGCTTCGACGCGTCGTCGTCCGTCTCGTCGCTCCCCTCCTGTTCCGTCTCCGAGTCCGACGCCTCGTCGTCGCCGTCGTCGTCGGCGCTCTCCTCGTCGCCGTCGTCGTCGGCGCTCTCCTCGTCGCCGTCGTCGTCGGCGCTCTCATCGTCGGCGTCCGTCTCGGGGTTCTCGTCGGCGTCGGCCGCGTTCGCCGCCGCGGCCGACTCGCTCGCCGCCTCCGCGTCGGTCGCTGCGTCGTCCGGCGTTTCGGCCGCGTCGGCGGACCCGTCTGCGTCCGCACCGTCGGAGTAGGCGGCCTCGACCGCCGCGACGGCCGCTTCGGCCTCCGTGGGGTCGACGCCGTCGGCGTCCGCGTCGCCGGCATCCGCGTCCGCCGTCGCGTCGTCGGGGTCGCTCTCGGCGGATTCGACGGCGTCGGTGGCATCTGCGCCGGCGTCTGCGGTCTCTACGTTCTCCGCGGCGGCGGCGCCCTCCGTTCCGGAGTCAGACGCCGTCTCGGGGTCGAAGTCGTCGGTGAGGACGGCCGACACGTCCGTGAGTTCGACGCGTTCGACCTTCCACAGGTCCGCGAGCGTCGGCCCGAGTTCCGACTCGGGCGTCCCGGCGATCAACAGGGCGAACCCGTCCTCGAACTCGCCCTCCTCGATGCTGTCGATGTTCGGCACCGACCCCACGACGTCGATGTCGTCGGGGACGCCGCCGAGGAACAGGCCGGCGTCCACGCCCTTCATGTCGCCCGCGTCGAGTTCGATGGCGGCGTGGTACAGCAGTTCGGTGTCGGCGAGTTCGTCGCTGGCGAGGTCCAACGTCTCGGCGGCGACGGCGAGGACGTCGTCGCCGTCCTCGTCTTCGGACGCCGACGCCGTCTCCTCAGTCGTCGCCGACTCCTCGTTTCCCCCCTCGTCGCCCCCTTCGGCGGCGGCGCGAATCTCCTCGACGAGGTCCGACGGGTCGCTCTTCGACTCGCCGTGTTCCTCGATATCGTGGAGAATCTCCAGAATCTCGTCCATGCCGTCGAAGACGAGGTCCATCCGGTCGGGGGTGACCGCCAGCCGTTCGTGACGAATCTCGTCCAGGAGGTCCTCGACGGCGTGCGCCACCGTCGCGGCGTTGTCGAACCCCATCGCGCCGAAGTTGCCCTTCAGCGTGTGGGCCTGCCGGAAGATGTCGTCGATGGCCTCGGTGTCGTCCGGGTTGGCCTCCAGTTCGAGCAGCGAGTTGTTCAGTTGCGTGATGCTCTCCTCCGATTCGGTGATGAATGCCTGGTATAGTTCCTCGTCCATCGTTCAGTCCTCCGTGAGTCCGTCCAGAATGCTCGACGCGACGTCTCCCGCGGGGGCGACCACGTCTACGCACCCCGTCTCGATGGCTCGCTTCGGCATCCCGAAGATAGCCGACGTCGCTTCGTCCTGTGCAACCGTGTGGCCGCCCGCCTCGTGGATGCGCCCCATCCCGTCCACCCCGTCGCTTCCCATCCCCGTGAGGAGGACGCCGGCCAACGGGCCGTCGACCGTCTCGACGGCGGACGCCATCGTGAGGTCGATGGCGGGTTTGACACCGTGGACGGGCTTGGTGTCCGTCAGTTTCAGCGAGAGTCGACCCCCGCGGTCCCGGTCGACGACGAGGTGCGACCCACCGGGCGCGACGCGCGCCTCGCCGACGCCGATTCGGTCGCCGTCCGTCGCCTCCCGCACGTCGTACGCCGACCGCGAGTCGAGGCGGTCCGCGAACCGGCCGGTGAACCCCTCCGGCATGTGCTGGACGACGACGATGCGGAGGTTCGCGGCCGTCGGCAGGTCGCCGAGGACCTGTTCGACCACGTTCGGCCCGCCCGTGGACGCGCCGAGGACCAGCGTGGACACGTCGGGGTACGACCCGTCCGCGTCGGCGTCGTCGCGCGACGGCGCGGCCGACTCGCTCCGCCCGGCGTCGCGGGGTTCGGCGGGTGTCGCCGTCTCCTTCGGGGGACTCCGGCGCGCCGCCGTCTCGCCGACGTTCCCCTTGGTCCGCTGGGTGGCCGAGAGGTCCACCGCGGCGGCCGAGCGAACCTTCTCGACAAGTTCGCGCTTGACGCGGGGCATCGACGAGGTGACCTCCCCGCCCGGTTTCGTGACGAAGTCGACGGCCCCCTTGTCGAGTGCCTCGAACGTCACGTCGGCGTCGTCCTCGGCGTGCGCCGAGAGCATCAACACCGGCGTCGGATGCTTCGCCATGATGGCTTCGACGGCCTCGATGCCGTTCATCTCGGGCATCTCGATGTCCATCGTCACCACGTCCGGTCCGTGCTCGCCGACGGTCTCGACCGCTTCGGCGCCGTCGGACGCTTCGGCGACCACGTCGATTCCCCCGTCCTCCAGAAGGGTGCGAATGAGCGTTCGCATGAACCGCGAGTCGTCGACGACGACGGCGCGCGTGGTGCCGTCCGCCGAGTTCGACCCCGATGCGGCGCTCACTGCGACCCGCTCCGGTGACATCCTTCTCGGATCGTTCGCCGCACGCGCCCGGCGTGCGATGAACGGTACCGCGGTCCGGGGACCTGTCGGCGTCCGGACGGTACCGTTCTGACTCCTTTCTGACCGCTCATCTATGTCTGTCCTTTCCGAGAAGGGGTCTTAAACGCTCGCCGGTGAGAATCACGGCTGATAATCGGGTACGTACCTTTATGGACGATTTGACGCGAGAACTCAGGTAAGCCGGTGACGCTCGCGCGTCCCGGGAGCTACACCATGTCGCAGGAACCACAGACCGCTGCCGTACCCACCGCAGACGAGGCGGACGACGAGTCAGTCCGAGAGATACAGGTGCTCGAGTTCAAACTCGGCGACGAGACGTACTGCGTCGACATCGAGTACGTCTCCGAAATCGTCGACAAGGGCTCGCTCACCGCCGTCCCGAACGCCCCCGACTACGTCGACGGCGTGATGGACCTCCGCGGGCGAACCACGTCCATCGTCAACCCGAAGGCGCTGTTGAACGTCGACACCGGCGACGGCGAGGCCAAGCGCATCGTCATCTTCGACTCGAACAAGTTCGAGGACGACGCCGCCATCGGCTGGCTCGTCGACGAGGTGTTCCAGGTCGTTCGCGTCTCGATGGACGAGATAGAGGAACCGCCGCTGGAGAAGGACGACTCCATCGAGGGCGTCATCAAGCGCGACGGCGACCTGGTCATCTGGATCTCGCCGGTGAACGCCGTCGCCCAGCACTAGCGCCGACGACGAGCGACGACTTTCTCTCCCTCGTCCCGGCGGGCCACCCCGAACCCGCGGTCAGATGCCGCGAACCGTCCGCTCGCGGACGACGACGGCCACCGACGCGAGGAGACAGACCGCAGCGAGTGCGAACGCGGCGACGTAGCCGACGCTCCCGGCGACGACGCCGCCGACGGCGCTCCCGACGCCCCCGCCGAGACTGCCGAGCGCCGTGTACGCGCCGAGCGCCTCGCTCCGGATGGGTTCGGGCGCGAGGTTGGTGACCAGTCCCGTCGCCGTGACGGCGATGACGGCCCACGAGAGCCCGATGGCCGCGAAGAGCGCGCCGACGAGGACCACTCCGCCCGGGGGCGCGACGCCGAGGCCGACGACGGCGACGAGGGGAAACAGTATCGCCCGCGACACCAGCGCGCTCGTCTGGAGGCGGAGCGCGTCGATGCGGGCGACGAGCGTCCCGACGGGGGCGTACGCGACGGCCGAGGCGGCCGAGGAGACGACGAACAGGACGAACACCTCGTCGGTGCCGTACCCCACGTCGGTCAGGAACGCCGGGAGCGGTCCGAAGAAGACCGAAAAGGCCGCGAAGAACAGCGTCGCTGCCGCCAGATAGCGGACGATTGGGGTGCCGAGCCGACTTCGGAGGCGCCGCCGCGCGTCGTCGCCGAACCTGAGCGACCGCAGTCCCCAGTACACCCGCCCCGGTCCGAACGGGACGGCGCGCGTGGACCGGTCGCCGCCGAACCCGTTCTGCTGGACGTGGCGGAGGAGGCGGACGAACCGCCGTTCGGTGATGCGCGGCCGTTCGGGGTAGCGGAGGTAGACGACGAACGCCCCGAGGAGGGCCGTGAGACCCGCACCGACGAAGAACAGGCGCTTGGCCACCAGCGGAGAGAGCCCGAACGCCGACCCGGCGACGCCGGACCACCCCGCGCCGACGACGAGGCCGGCGAGCCAGCCGTACCCCTGATACTTGTTCAACAGCCCGAAACGGACCGGCCACTGGTGCTGCTGGTGACCCTCCACGACGACGAGGTTCAGCACGGGGGCGGCCGCCGCGACGACGAACCACAGGAGGGCGTTGGCGGCGAGCACCGTCCACGGCGAGGAGAGCAACGGTGTGAGAGCGAGGACGGCGCTGGTCAGGCCGAGTGCGACGAGGATGAACGGCCGTCGGCGGTGCGTCCGAGAGACCAGCCAGCCCCACAGAATCGCGCCCGGGACGCCCGCGAACGCCGCCGTGGCGGCGATGAGACTCACGAGAAGCGCGCCCGCGCCCAGGTCGATGGCGTACAGCGGTACCAGAAGCGACGCCGCGCCGACGGCGGCGTACCCCAGCGCCCACCCGTACAGCCACGCGTCCGTCGTTCGATGTGACTGCGTCACGTCGGAGCCCACGAAACGACGGGAGAAAGGTGTTGCCGATTCGACGCGAATCGGGCGAGAGCGGCGGATATTTGTGGGTCGATGCGGACCGAACCGACGAGCATGGACGGGGATACCCCATGAGCCGGTCCGACGACTCCTTCGTGGAGTACGGTATCGAAGACGAACCGCCCCTCGGCACCTCACTTCTCCTCGGCGTTCAACACTACCTCACGATGGTCGGCGCGAACATCGCCGTCCCCCTCATCCTCGCGGGCGCACTCGGGATGCCCGCGGAGATAATCCCGCGGTTCGTCGGCACGTTCTTCGTCGTCTCCGGCGTCGCCACGCTGGCGCAGACGACGTTCGGCAACCGCTACCCCATCGTGCAGGGCGCGCCGTTCTCGATGCTGGCGCCCGCCCTCGCCGTCGTGGGCGTCGTCACCGCCGCCGATCCGGCCGGGCCGGCGTGGCAGACGGCCCTTCTCCAACTGCAGGGGGCGATAATCGCCGCCGCCGCCGTCGAAATCGCCGTCGGCTACTTCGGCCTCCTCGGGAAACTCCGCTCGTTCCTCTCGCCGGTGGTCATCGCGCCCACCATCGCCCTCATCGGTCTCGCCCTGTTCAACACGCCGCAGGTCACGTCCGCCGGCGGCAACGTCTCCCTCCTCGCGTTGACGCTCCTCCTCATCGTCCTCTTCTCGCAGTACGTCGACACCGCCCACCGCGCCTTCCAACTGTTCCCCGTCCTCCTCGGCATCGTCGTCGCCTACCTCGTCGCCGCCGTCCTGTCGGTCACCGGCGTCTACGCGCCGGGAACGCCGGGCTACGTCGACCTCGGGTCGGTGCTTGCCGCGCCCGCCCTCATGCCCATCTTCCCCCTCCAGTGGGGCTTCGCGGGCGGCCCGTACGCGGTCACCGTCGGCCTCCCCCTCGTCGGGAAGGTGGCGTTCGGCGTCCCGCAGTTCACCTCGTCGTTCGTCATCGGCATGCTCGCGGGCGTCTGCGCGTCGATGATAGAGAGCCTCGGCGACTACCACGCCGTCGCCCGCCTCTCGGGCGTCGGGGCGCCCTCCGAGCGACGCATCAACCACGGCATCGGCATGGAGGGCATCATGAACGTCTTCTCGGGGCTGATGGGCGGGTCGGGGTCGACCTCCTACTCCGAGAACATCGGCGCCATCGGCCTCACCGGCGTCGCCTCGCGCTACGTCGTGCAGGTCGGCGCGGCGGTGATGCTGGTCGTCGGCTTCGTCGGCTACTTCGGCCAACTGGTCGCGACCATCCCCGACCCCATCGTCGGCGGCCTCTACATCGCCATGTTCGGGCAAATCGTCGCCGTCGGCCTCTCGAACCTGAAGTACGTGGACCTCGACTCCTCGCGGAACATCTTCGTCGTCGGCGTCGCCCTGTTCGTCGGCCTCGCCGTGCCGACCTACATGGGCAACGTCGGGTCCGCGGCGGCGTTTCAGGAGGGGATGCGCGGCGTCGCGTACCTCGGCCCCGTCCTCGGCACGCAGGTCGTCTCCTACACCGTCTTCGTCATCGGGTCGACGGGGATGGCCGTCGGCGGCCTGTTCGCGTTCCTCCTCGACAACACCATCGAGGGGACGCGCGAGGAACGCGGCTTGGAGGAGTGGGAGGAGTCCGCCGAGGCGGACGAGGACTTCGCCTCCGCCTACGACCGCTTCGTCCGCGGCGGCGAGACGAAGGGCGACTGACGGGAGTCGTTCGACCACGTCGCACGCTCCGACGTCACCCCCGTCACCGCTTCCCGCACACCTTTTGCGCCGCCGTCCGTCCCCGGACGCATGACAGACCTCGACCTCCCGGCGATGGGGTTCGGCACCTCCGGCGACGAGACGGACGACGTGTGGACCGACAGCGTCGCCGAGGCGCTGAACGCCGGCTACCGGCACGTCGACACCGCGCAGATGTACGACAACGAGGCCGAAGTCGGCGCGGGAATCCGACGGAGCGAGGTGGACCGCGACGAGGTGGTGCTGGCGACGAAGGTCCACCCGGACAACCTCGCGCCGGACGACGCGAAGCGGACGGCGCGGGAGAGTCTCGACCGCCTCGGCGTCGACCGGGTCGACATGCTGTACGTCCACTGGCCCACCGCGGCGTACGACGCCGCGGCGACGCTCCCGGCGTTCGACGAACTCCGCGAGGCGGGCGTGACCGACTACGTCTGCGTCAGCAACTTCACGCCCGAGTTGCTGGACGAGGCCCGCGAGATTCTCGACGCGCCCATCGCCGCCCACCAGGTGGAGTGCCATCCGCTCCTGCCGCAGGAGGAACTCAGGGCGTACGCGAGAGCGCACGGCCACCACCTCGTCGCCTACTCGCCGCTGGGTCGCGGGGAGATTCTCGACCACCCCGTCCTCGCGGACGTCGCCGACAAACACGGCGTCTCGACGGCGCGGGTGTGTCTCGCGTGGGCGACGGCGCACGATATCGTGCCCATCCCGAAGGCCACGGGCGACCACATCGCCGACAACCTCGCGGCGGCGGACCTCGAACTCGACGACGAGGACCTCGCGGCCATCGACGGCATCGACGAACGGCGGCGCGTCATCGACCCCGAGTCGGCCCCGTGGCACTGACTACCGGTCGGCCTCGTCCTCGGTCGGGTCGGTCGGGTCGTCGGAGTCGTCCGCGCGCGCCTCCGTGAGGCCCTCGCCGATGCCCGCGCGACCGAGGGCGACGAGGACGACGTAGCCGACGGCCCCGGCGACGAAGAACGCCACCGGGATGACGAACGGACCGTAGGCCCGCACGACCCCGTCGATGAACTCGGCGACGACGGTCTGAAGCACCAGCGTCATACGCCCGCTTGGGGGGCCGCCGAGTTATACTGTCGGCTCCGCGGCCGTCGGTTTCGGTCGTGGGTGGACGGTTGACGGTCGACGGCCCTCGCGTCAGTCGTCGACGCCCGCGACCCGTTCGTCCGCCTCGACGTCGCTCTCCGTCTCCGCCTCCGTCTCCGCGTCTACGGCCGTCCGGCCGTCGCCGCCCGCGTTCGCCGGGGGCGCTCGCGTGAACGTCACGTCCCGCTTCGGGTACGGTATCTCGACGCCCGCGTCGGTCATCGCCACGTAGAGCGCGCGGTTCAGTTCGTGCTGCGCGCGGCGGCGGCGCGTCGGTGCGCTCACCCAGCAGAGCAGTTCGTACTCCAGCGCGGAGTCGCCGAACCGGCGGAAGCGCATCCGGGGTTTCGGCGAGTCCAGCACCAGCGACTCGGCGTCGGCCACCTCGACGGCGAGCGCTTCGAAGGCGTCCACGTCCGTGCCGTAGGCGACGCCGAGGGGGACGCGGATGCGCCGACGACGTTGCGGAGCGGACTCGTTCGTTATCTTCGCGGCGTTGAGCACGGAGTTCGGCACGGTCACCATCAGTTCGTCGCGCGTGAGGAGCGTCGTCGACCGGATGCCCACCTTCACCACCGACCCCGAGGTGCCGTCGTCGAGGACGATGAAGTCCCCCAGTTTGTACGTGTCGTCGAAGTAGAGCGCGATGCCGCCGAAGAAGTTGGCGACGGTGTCCTTCGCGGCGAAGCCGACGGCGATGCCGGCGACGCCCGCCGCGCCGAGCAGCGGCGTTATCTCGATGTTCCAGAGCCACAGCAGGGTGGCCGCGCCGCCGAGGAGGACGACGAGCGTCCAGACGTTCGAGAAGACGGGCGCGAAGTCGAACCGTCCGCCGCGGTCGTTCACCTCCTCGACCAGCCGGTTCACCACGCGGTTGGCCGCGTACGCCCAGACGAGGACGATGACCGACAGCGACGGCCGGCCGAAGAAGTTGTCCAGCGCCGCGGCGGAGAACAGCGTCGACCCCCTGACCGCGGGCACCTGCGAGAGGAGGAACACGCCGGTGAGGGCGGCGGTGACGACCACCGGCAGGCGCAACTCCGCGAGGACGATGTCGTCGTAGGCGCCGTCCGTGTGGCTGACGTAGCGCCGCGCCGCCCGGAGGACGACGAACTCCATGCCGAGGGCCGCGAGGAGGGAGACGAGGAGGAGGCCGACGGTGGCCTCGGCGGCCGACAGGCCCGCGAGTGCATCCGAGAGGGGGCCGTACATGCCCGAAACACGTCACCTCGGAACATAACGGTTTCTCGAATTCTCGCGGCGGCGGACCGGTCGGTTTTTCGGAGTTCCGCCGCGAGACGGAGGCATGTTCCGCAAGGGCCACTACGGCGTCTCGCTGCTCGTCTTCGCGCCCGTCGGCTTCGCACTCGTCCGCCTCGGCCGCCCGGACCTCGCGTTCGTCGTCGGCGCGGCGATGCTGTGGCTGGCGATGCTGCCGGACGTTGACCACCGACTCCCCGGCGTCCCCCACCGGGGGCCGACGCACTCGTTGGCGTTCGCGGCCCTCGTCGGCGGCGGCTTCGCCCTCGTCGGACGCGCCGCGGCGTCCGCGGGCCTCGGCGACGTCGGCCTCGCGGCCGTCGCCGAGGGCAGCGTCGTCGTCTTCGGCTTCCTCGTCGGCTTCCTCGCCGTCCTCGCGCACCTCCTCGCGGACGCCCTCACGCCCGCGGGCGTGAACTTCCTCTGGCCGCTCTCCGGCCGCGAGTACACCGTCTCCCTGTGGCGGGCCGACAACCGACTCGCCAACTACGGGCTGTTCGGCGTCGGCGTCTTCGCCGTCGCGGGCGCCCTCACTCTCGCGGTCACGCTCTGACTCGACTCGCGTCGGCCTCGGCCCGCGCGCCGCCGCGCCGACGGTGGGTCACTCGCTCTCGGTGACGCTGACGACCGGCACCGGCGAGGTGCGTATCGTCTTCTCGGCGACGCTCCCGAGGAGAATGCGGTCCACGCCGCGCTTGCCGGTAGTTCCCATCACGATGGCGTCCGCACTGGTCTCGTCAACGCCGTCGAGAATCGCCTCGTAGGGCGACCCGCGTTCGACGTGTTTCACCACCTCCACCTCGCGGGACTCGGCGGCGAGGGCGACGTTCTCCACCGCCTCCTCGGCCGCCTCCTCGCCCTCGGCCTCCGAGAGCGCCGAGCGGACGTCGAGGCCGAGGAGCGACTCGTCCACGACGGAGAGGACGTGGACGGTGGCGTCGAGGGCGGCGGCGACGTCGAGGGCGTGTTCGGCGGCGTACGTCGCCGCGGAACTGCCGTCGGTCGGGACGAGGATGCGCTCGTACGGGAACGACAGGTCCCGCTCGGTGCCGGTGCGGACGGTCATCACCGGCCGGTCGCAGAGGCGGACCACCTTCTCGGTGACGCTCCCGAGCAACTGCTCTGAGAGGCCCCGCTCACCCTGCGTCGGCATGACGACCACGTCGTAGTCGTACCGGTCGGCGTACTCGACGATGGTCGAGACGGGGTCGCCCTGCACCACGTCCGTCGCGTACTCGACGCCCAGCGACTCCAGCACCGACGCGGCCTCCTCGATGACTTCCTCGCCCTCCTGTTCGAGGGCGTCCACCACGTCGTTCTCCACGACGGTGACGCTGTCGCGCGCGGTGTCGGCGACGTACAGCAACTGGACGCTCCCGTCGGCCCACTGCGCTATCTCGCCCGCGTGGTACAGCGCCTCGCTCGCGCCGGTGCTGCCGTCCACCGGCAGGAGGATACGTTCGTACATACTGGCCCCGACGTCCGACAGCGTGTTAATCGCTTTCCCAGTCGGGGGCGCGTCCGACCCGCCGCGACGACGTCGGTCGGAGAGCAGTCCTTAAGCATCGACCGGCATATACCGAGGCATGGTCGAACTGGACGACGACGCGATGACGCGATTCCCGGTGCCGGACGAAGACGAACTGCCCGACGACCTGCGGGAGCGAATCGAATCGGAGACCGAGCGCGCGGGGTTCACGCCGAACGTCTTCTCGGCGTTCGCGTACAAGCCGAGTCACTTCCGCGCGTTCTTCGACTACCACGACGCCCTCGTCGAGGACACCGCCCTCGACCGCGAGGAGGTGGAGATGATCGTCGTCGCCGTCTCGGGCGTCAATCACTGCTACTACTGCAACGTCGCCCACGGCGCACTCGTCCGCATCTACGCGAAGGACCCGACGCTGGCGGACCAACTCGTCGCCAACTACCGGCAGGCGGACGTCTCCGAGAAACGCATGGCGATGCTCGACGTGGCCGTGAAACTCACCGAGTCGCCCCGAGACGTGACCGAGGCGGACATCGACCGACTGGCCGAGGCGGGCTACTCCGAGGAGGCCATCTGGGACATCGCGTCGGTGACGGCCTTCTTCAACCTCTCGAACCGGATGGCGATGTTCGCCGACATGCGGCCGAACGACGAGTTCCACACGCTCGGTCGGGAGTCGCGGGAGTAGTCAGGTCTGCCCTGCATCCGTTCTCGACGACCAGACGTGACCGGCGAGGCGACGTGACGGCGTGGCGACGTGACGGCGTGGCGACGTGACGGCGTGGCGAACGTTGAAGACATCCGACCGGTACTGTCGAGTATGTCTTCCAACTGGTTCACCGAGGCGGATTCGAGCGGTACGCTCACGGTCGAAAAGAGGGACGGGAGTTGGTACGTCGCCTCGCCGGGGAGCGTCGGGCCGACGAAGTGCCTGTTCGACTTCGAGGTCGACGGGGGAACGGGCGCGGTCCGCGACGTCGAGGCGACGGTCACGCGGTTTCAACGCGCGGTCGGTCGTCGTGACAACTACCTGTTTCTCGGGGCGCCCGAAGACGGTGGGACCGACGGCACCGACGGCACGTCGGGCGACGCGGAGACACCGGTCACGTCGGACGGCGACCGGAGCGACTCGTACCCGTCGAGGGTCAGAGCGCTGAAGGACTTCACCGGGTCCGGCGACTACGTCGACGTCGAGGCGACGGTCGACGCCGTGTTCTTCGTCAAGAAGAACGTCTCGGGAATGCCGGACGTGAAAGGAGAACTCGTCGACGAGAACAGTTGGCGACCGGTGCCGTTCGTCGTCGGCGACGGCGTCAGCCACCCCTATCTGGCGGAGGGAAAGCGGTTCAGATTCGAGAACGTCAAGGACCACTACTACAAGCAGAACGACGAGATTCAGGTCGTCATCGGCGACAACACGAACTTCGTCGAGTTGGACTGAATCGTCGTCGTACAGCGAGTACGTCTCCCGAATGCACCTCCGCCGAGAGGGGCCGCCTGTCGCGCCTCCGGGCCGCCGCCGACACCAGACGAACCCCGAGAGTCGCGCGACCGAACCGACGGCGGAAGCCTTATCAGGCAGGTCGCCCTCTGTCCACCCGCAATGGCGAAAGGTACGGTTGCGTTCTTTAACGACACGGGCGGTTACGGATTTATCGAAAGCGAAGACTCTGACGAGGACGTTTTCTTCCACATGGAAGACGTCGGTGGCCCTGACCTCGAAGAGGGCCAGGAAGTCGAGTTCGACATCGAACAGGCCGACAAGGGTCCGCGAGCGAAGAACCTCCAGCGCCTGTAAGGAACGCAACACGACAGCGGTACTGCGGTCGGCGGTCACGTCGATTCTCACCACGATTCTGCGGTATTTCACCCCTCGCGAGCGACGGCGTTCGCCGTGGTCGAAGGAGTGATAGTCGTCTCCGAGAGAGACTTCACCGATGACTAGCCCAACCGTGGCGTTCGTCTGCGTGCAGAACGCCGGACGGAGTCAGATGGCGACGGCGTTCGCCGAACGGGAGAGAGCGGAGCGCGGACTGGACGTGAACGTGGTCACCGGCGGGACGCGCCCGGCCGACCACGTCCACGAGAACGTCGTGGAGACGATGCAGGAGGTCGAAATCGACCTCTCCGACCGGTCGCCGCGGGAGGTGACGTTCGAGGAGATATCCGAGTCCGACTACGTGATAACGATGGGCTGTTCGGCCGACGACGTCTGCCCGGCCGGGTGGGCCGGCGACAACCGCGACTGGGACCTGACGGACCCCCACGGGAAGGACCCCGAGGCGACGGCGGAGATTCGCGACGAGATTCGCGGCCGCGTCGCCGCGTTCTTCGACGAGTTGGAACGCGAGGCGTAGTCGGTCGGCCGGTCGGCCCGGTTCGAGCGCTACCGGCGCTACAGGTCGCCGCGCGCGCCCATCTCCCGAATCGTCGCGGCGCGGTCACGAATCGCCTCCCACTCGGACTCGTCTTTTCGGTCGACGTGCGAGTACATCAGTCCCATCCGGCCCGTCCCGCGGAGTTCCGCCTCGTTTCGCTTCAGGAAGTCCCAGTAGAGCGCGTTGAACGGGCACGCACGCTCGCCGGTCGTCTTCGTGTGGTGGTACGGACACGACGAGCAGTAGTCGCTCATCCCGTTCACGTAGTTCGCCGAGGCGGCGTACGGCTTCGAGGAGAGGGCGTCCGTCGCGAACGACCCCATGCCGACGACGTTCGGCGTCGTCACCCAGTGGAAGGCGTCAACGAACCCGAAGTGGAACCACTCGTTGAGTTCGTGCGGGTCCGCGCCGTACAGGAGCGCGAAGTTCGACAGCACCATCAGCCGCTCGATGTGGTGAGCGTAGCCGTGGTCCCAGACGTGGCCGACCGCCTCCGAGAGGCAGGTCATCTCCGTCTCACCCGAGTAGTACGCCGCCGGGAGCGGTTCGGTCTGGCCGAGTCGGTTCGCCTCGCCCATCTCGGGCATCCGCCGCCGGTAGACGTGGCGCACGAACTCGCGCCAGCCGAGGACCTGCCGGACGAACCCCTCGACGCTGTTCAGCGGTGCGCCGTCCTCGTACGCGCGCTCTGCCGCCTCGACCGCTTCCCGCGGGTGGAGGAGGCCGAGGTTGAGCGACGACGACAGGAGCGAGTGACACAGGGCCCACTCGCCCTCGACCATCGCGTCCTGATACGGCCCGAACTCGGCCAGACGGACCTCGACGAAGTGGTCCAGCGCCTGTCTCGCCTCCTCGCGGGTGACCGGCCAACCGAACGACTCGTCGGAGCCCCACGCGTCGTCGTACCGGTCGCGGACGAACCGCCGGACCGCCTCGGTCGTCTCGTCCGGTTCGAACCGCGGCACCTCGGGCGGGGTCCACCCGTCCGGCGGCGTCTCGCGGTTCTCCCCGTCGTAGTTCCACTGCCCGCCGACCGGGCCGTCGCCGTCCATCAGCACGTCCAACTCGCGCCGGACGTGGCGGTACCAGTGCTCCTGTCGGTAGCGTTCGTCTCCG from the Halogeometricum rufum genome contains:
- a CDS encoding arsenate-mycothiol transferase ArsC, whose amino-acid sequence is MTSPTVAFVCVQNAGRSQMATAFAERERAERGLDVNVVTGGTRPADHVHENVVETMQEVEIDLSDRSPREVTFEEISESDYVITMGCSADDVCPAGWAGDNRDWDLTDPHGKDPEATAEIRDEIRGRVAAFFDELEREA
- a CDS encoding cryptochrome/photolyase family protein; amino-acid sequence: MTVWLLGDQLNPDVTPLQSADHVLLVEAHGFGERLPYHPQKLTLVFSAMRHFRDELRERGYEVTYLRAESFGDALDDYFAANPGDDLVLMDPPSHGAGDRLRAMVEARGGNLTLVTNDLFLTTPETFDAWAEARNGDGGGDGDGDDGDERYRQEHWYRHVRRELDVLMDGDGPVGGQWNYDGENRETPPDGWTPPEVPRFEPDETTEAVRRFVRDRYDDAWGSDESFGWPVTREEARQALDHFVEVRLAEFGPYQDAMVEGEWALCHSLLSSSLNLGLLHPREAVEAAERAYEDGAPLNSVEGFVRQVLGWREFVRHVYRRRMPEMGEANRLGQTEPLPAAYYSGETEMTCLSEAVGHVWDHGYAHHIERLMVLSNFALLYGADPHELNEWFHFGFVDAFHWVTTPNVVGMGSFATDALSSKPYAASANYVNGMSDYCSSCPYHHTKTTGERACPFNALYWDFLKRNEAELRGTGRMGLMYSHVDRKDESEWEAIRDRAATIREMGARGDL